The DNA window ATTTTAGTGATGATAAAATATGGCatcactaataaaaaattaaaaaaatgataatatgtAAATTCATCACAATCAACCCGTCACTGTTTTTAGGTTTTTTGGTGACTTAACATTTTATCACGGATTGAGCACAGTAGTAGTGAGAGCAGATTAACTCATCACAGTTCACTCGTGACTATTGGCATAATTAGTGTTTATCCACCAGGTTgtcacaattttttaataaaatagcGACAACACTATGACTTATCACGATTGAGATGTCACTGacattgtgttttgtgatgacAAAATATTTTCTCACTAATTATAGGTGAAATAGTGATGGAAAAACAGTTTCCCACTAGTTCTACATGAAAATAGTGACAACAAGATAGTTTGTCACTATAAAACCACTTATTAGTGAGGAAGTAAGGTTTCATCACTAGCGTTCGTCACTAGTGGGCCAATTCCTTGTAGTGGGTTCAAACTCCTCATCGAGGCTAGCGATGATGTAGGAGATGATGTCATTGTCATCTATATGCTTTTTAGAGGCGATCATGTCGTCGATGAGGGCGTGCAGTTTCCCCGAAGTATGTCGTGATTGACATATCTCCCTTTTTAAGCACGGCGCGTGTCCTGGAAGAGAACATTTCCTCCTCAATATACcatgtggctgctgctgctagagATACTACAATCTGGACTAGAATATCTCTAGACATGGAAGAAAGTAGCTAACCTAGTACCTGTTGATCTTTGGCTATCTACTCTTCCTAGTCGAGACTGGAAACCATGATTTCTATTGCGCCCTCCTTGATCTTGATGATGTGGTGGAGGCTTTACTTGCTCCGGGGAGGTAACCCTCAAGGCATTCCTCTCTGATGATGGCGAGAACCTGCGCCCTACGTAGGGCTTAGTTTTCTTTGCTGAGTTTCTCCGAGACCGCTTGGCTTACTAGGATTTACGATCAAGGATTTGAACGAACTCGCCATAGTGGCGTTGCTCGACAGATTAGATGGTAGGGGATCGGTAGAAACTATTTCCTGCTCTGAtctatttagaaaaataaagagGAAAGCGGTAACTTGCCCTCGGTTCACCTGCATGTTAATATAGGATGGAAATAGCCTCCATCGTGACTTACAAGGAAAGCATACACCAACCAATCAAAACAACCAGCCAGTATATGATATCATCTACCACATGAGACAATTACTGAATACAAGATAGAGATATCTAATTAAACTACGTTATCTAACTGCTGTTGAGATATCTCGGTTGACACATAACTAGGTCCCCCATCATCCTCAGATTTGGGAAATTTGATGTGCTCCACAAGAAGCCACACAGCAGTGAGGAACTCACCACCAGTGCTCAGCTGCCTGGCATGTGACTCCTTGCTGCAGTGGTGCGCCGCATAGCACAACATCTCGAACCACACCCCAGCAATCAACCCCAGCATGTTGGGCACATTGCATTCGTTGCGAAGCAGGTCCCCAGCGACTGCAGCCCCATCAAGGTAAACCTGGCCGTGTTCATTAGCTGTGCTCTCACTGCCAAATTTTTGGAACAACAAGCTTGCTAGTTTCTTGCTTTTTGAGCGGTTGTTGTCTCCACCCTCCGAGCTACTGGTGGAGTGCTCCTGCCAGAGTTCAACCAAACTTGCACATACCTCTGGGTATAGACCTATGCGAGTTGGCCCAGGTAGCATATCCGGGTGCTGCACAAGGAGGTACAACATGTAGTTGGAGATCTCCTTGATCACCTTTACAACAGGTTTCTCTGTATGTTCCACCTCTTCTTTGAAACAACATAAGTAGACATCGGTTGCGACATGCCACACAAGGATGCTTTTTTCAAAGTCAATGTCTACCGTGCTCCAGCTGAGTTCCTCATCCATTTTATTCTCATAGAGGATGCACATACCCCGTGCATTCCTGATGTCCCCTCGGCCTCTCTTTTGTATCTCTTTTAGCACAAACTCCTTGATATCACTTGAAATTGAGGTTGTGCTTGAGTAATGCAGTTTATTAAAGTTCTCAAGCCCCACTTTCATGGCAATCCTGCCTCTCAGATCCGTCGTATCACGGGTACAGAAATCTAGCAAGTTATATTGTCCAATAGAATCCAGCCACAATCTACTTCGTCCTGCTTTCACAATCTGACGAGTAAACATTACAAGATTGCAGGGCCAATCCCATTTCCTAGTATGCAAGAACGCACATGTCCAAGAAGACCCTACAGTCCTCAGCAATGTTGTGATCTCAAGGAGGATAGCCCCGATCAACAAAGCATAAGTGACGGCAGAATCAACTATGTGATAAGCATCTCTCCTACTGAAATGGAATAGCAGCAGTGCAGCAACTGTGGCAGGTAGTGAAAAGACTCGAATGCAACGGCCATACCAGGTGTGTATAACCGCTGCCTTGCTGTATAAAATGTCATACATGAGGGATAGCTCCATCTCGATTAACCTGTACATGTGCTTTCCACCATCAATTTGCTTGGCTTGCTCGACAGCACTTCTTTGGGGCTCTGACATCGAAAGAGCATCAACGAATAGGCTCTTGCAAAAATCGAACATGTAATGAGCACCCAACAGAGCCTGCTCTAGATCTCTGTTCATCCTCTCTTTTCTGGCCTGCTCAAGGTAAGGATTGTTAGCACTTGAATCATCTAAAAAATCAAGAGAGCTTCGGATGCTGTCCATGTTAGCACACATGAATGCCCATACCCTCTCCCCATACTTGACAACACCGACGGCAAACATTAGGATGATGGCCTCGACCAAAGTCCTACTGCCGGCAATGTATCTGTAGAGAACATAAGCAACACCCAACACCCGCACTGTGAAAGTTAACAGGTGGCGCAACCAGAGCTGGTTGTCCTCCAAGGAATAAGCTGTGATGTTATCCGGGCCACCCAGGTGAAGTAAGAGGAATGTTGCCCAGAACGCATTCAGCAGGTGCTCACGTGAGCTGCTGCTTGTGGTCATGGATAGCTGGCCAAGCGTGTAGATGGCAGTGGAGTCAGCAGATAGATAGGAAAGCCATAGGATGATCCTTAACACTTTGTAACCTTTGTGTCGACGGATCCATGACAAGAGGTGGAGGATAACTTGTAGAGTGAAGCTGAGGATGACTAGTATTTGAATTTGCCACTCTTTCCAGAGTTGAACTAGTCCTCCGGCCATTGCTCCTCGGCTCAACTGCAAACAACATCAATTAATGAAATACTCCATCTAAAACCAGTCAGCCCTATACCCTTCCATAAAATGCTCACTATTCCTTGAAAGGAAAGAGGAATATGGTTACTCAGTAACATtctagtagaaaaaaatatttttttacgaGCTTTAAGCGCTAAAGATAAATATTTCGTCAAAAATATTTTGCGAAAGATAACATCTAACTCAAAAATACTATCATAATATTAAAAgcttattattataatataaatttagttatCAAGGATTtataagttaaatattttttgtcTGGGTatataaagtactccctcctttttcaTACTGTAAGATATTTTAGTTATGTTCTAAATCATACTTAGGATAATTGACTAAGTTTAAAAAATACaccaacatctaaaatatcaaagtaGGTTAATTAAAATCCACGATTATATATGtcttgataatatatttattggGCATTACAGAGGTCGTTCttatgtataatatatatttctctAAATTTCATGGAAGTTTTAAGTTGACTTAAAAGATAACGAAAATGCCAAACGAGGAGTATATCAAGATAAACTGCTGACTACCTTGTCGTTCTATAGGTGTTACTAAATAACATGTCGAACCAAATATATATAGGGGTAAACAAAGCACTGCACGGCAGCAGCTTGCACGAGAGCTGATAAAGTGGAAACCACAAACACAATGTCAAATCCTACTTTCAGAAGCATATCGGAATTCGCAGTACCTAAATTAAATGCAACTGCAGGGTGTGAGCAATTGTGTTCTAAGTTAACAATCTGgtatatatgaaaatttctCAAAGATATATTGGTCTAATCTCTTGAGATGTTTATAGAAGTAGGGTGTGCGTATATGGATTCCTAGAAGTGAGTGTGCATGTGTTATGAATGGTTACGTTTGtactatgatttttttattttcaaaaggaaaaaaaatccatgcacACATTGGTAGTAGCCAAGCGAAGTATAACGATTGTTGTAAAATCTGAATAGATCCTGCTTCCTGCCCCGATGTGTCTCACACTCTTGATGTGTACTAATATCAGAGAGACCACAGTGGGGAATAATCCAAGGATTGATTTGTACTCGTCTTTCACCATGGCCTGAACAGCCCCCAGCCCCCAATTTACACCGGTCTAATTAACCGAATTTAACCAAACAGAAATCGTCCGTACGTTGGTGAATCGCACATTCAGAGAAACACCAATTGGAATCCAACAATATAAGAGAACCGATCACAAGCGCATTACAAACGATCACTGCAAACATGCTATAGATATACAGTAGAACCGTAGAATATAATGTTCATTCGACAAAAAATCAAGTGAAACGAAACTAAGAGAGGCGAGAAGAAGGCAATATATACACGTACCAAAATAATCGATGAATTTACCGGTCCCTCTGGCTTGAACTGACTGACTGTCTCCCAATTAAGCTCTTATTATACTGGAGTGGAGTGGCACTACTGGACACTAAGGAAGCAAGAAGAGTAGTATGTTTGGCTTAATACTGGAGTGGTggattaataaattttaaatcggTGCTCCctttgtttcaggttataagatgttttgactttgatcaaagctaaactattttaagtttgactaagtttatagacaaatatagtaatatttgtaatactaaattagtgtcATTAAATCAAGAATTGAAtacattttcataataaatttgtcttgggttgaaaatgttactacttttttctataaatttggttaaacttaaagcagttttaattttaattaaaatcaaaatatcttataacgacctgaaacggagagagtagctaaTTTAACTTTGAGCGTTCAATAAGTCTCTGCATGCGCTCACTTTATTATCCTTTCTTTGTTATAAGAGGTCCGCAAGGCAAGGCTAGATGACTGTCCAAGTGAGCTTTGTATGTGCCAACATGTGCCTGCTGCTTTAATTCAAGTGATCATCAGACCATATGTATTGATGTGATCAAGAAGCAACTAATATTTTTTGTTAAGAGTTTTACCCGTCGTCGTGCTTCTAGTCATGGAACATGGCCAAACTACGAGAACCGCCGAACAGAATCCGGTAAAAAGCAAATTAACCATGGAGGCTAAGTATATATGTGTCGGTCGAGGTCTTTTAAGGTGCTTGAGAGGTACCTCCAGTACCTCCTCTCGGATAAACACGCACCATTGATTCAACAAGGACagtttagaaataaaaatattgtaaaCATGGATAGTACTGTAACTTCCTAATCTGCTTCCGTCTCTAATCTGTTTCTGTGGCTTCTGTAGTGCTTCTGATACATGTTCGTGGGACTCATTCAATTTCCATATCAATCATTAATTcctattttgttgtgacttagGCAcgttctctctccattttatattactagaaaaatacccATACGTTGCAACgcgtgaaggctattttaatcttattatt is part of the Oryza glaberrima chromosome 4, OglaRS2, whole genome shotgun sequence genome and encodes:
- the LOC127770172 gene encoding uncharacterized protein LOC127770172; the protein is MAGGLVQLWKEWQIQILVILSFTLQVILHLLSWIRRHKGYKVLRIILWLSYLSADSTAIYTLGQLSMTTSSSSREHLLNAFWATFLLLHLGGPDNITAYSLEDNQLWLRHLLTFTVRVLGVAYVLYRYIAGSRTLVEAIILMFAVGVVKYGERVWAFMCANMDSIRSSLDFLDDSSANNPYLEQARKERMNRDLEQALLGAHYMFDFCKSLFVDALSMSEPQRSAVEQAKQIDGGKHMYRLIEMELSLMYDILYSKAAVIHTWYGRCIRVFSLPATVAALLLFHFSRRDAYHIVDSAVTYALLIGAILLEITTLLRTVGSSWTCAFLHTRKWDWPCNLVMFTRQIVKAGRSRLWLDSIGQYNLLDFCTRDTTDLRGRIAMKVGLENFNKLHYSSTTSISSDIKEFVLKEIQKRGRGDIRNARGMCILYENKMDEELSWSTVDIDFEKSILVWHVATDVYLCCFKEEVEHTEKPVVKVIKEISNYMLYLLVQHPDMLPGPTRIGLYPEVCASLVELWQEHSTSSSEGGDNNRSKSKKLASLLFQKFGSESTANEHGQVYLDGAAVAGDLLRNECNVPNMLGLIAGVWFEMLCYAAHHCSKESHARQLSTGGEFLTAVWLLVEHIKFPKSEDDGGPSYVSTEISQQQLDNVV